A genomic window from Neoarius graeffei isolate fNeoGra1 chromosome 5, fNeoGra1.pri, whole genome shotgun sequence includes:
- the zbtb14 gene encoding zinc finger and BTB domain-containing protein 14 → MSETLKYVDDEHKTIFLKILNEQRLEGEHCDIAVVVEDVKFRAHRCVLAACSNYFKKLFKKHEVDSSSVIEIDFIRSDIFEEVLNYMYTAKISVKKKDVNLMMSSGQILGIRFLDKLCSQKRDMSSEEKNDHKNAKYPYDLVKIGLQPDEPQLNQDSDVQVIGDQDDTPSDDIVEEPQGNHDLDKSPNSALRVEEATSLLKELTQEEVHKVACYDQDVEAMDTEPKELAAHTQTLAFADSMGDVKDEQAPGWSTATADMKLEYLLYGHRDQFACQVCGKTFVDENRLRKHEKLHSAERPFICEICTKAFTTQAHLKEHLKIHTGFKPYRCEDCGKSFIRAPDLKKHERVHSNERPFNCHMCEKAFKHKSHLKDHERRHRGEKPFRCSSCTKAFAKASDLKRHENNMHSERKQLSANTLQSETEQLQAAAMAAEAEQQLESIACS, encoded by the coding sequence ATGTCAGAAACTTTGAAATATGTGGATGATGAACACAAAACTATTTTCCTGAAGATTTTGAACGAGCAGAGACTAGAAGGCGAGCACTGTGACATAGCTGTGGTGGTCGAAGACGTTAAGTTCAGGGCACATCGATGCGTGTTAGCAGCTTGCAGCAATTACTTCAAAAAGCTTTTTAAGAAGCACGAGGTGGACAGCTCTTCAGTTATTGAGATTGACTTCATCCGCTCGGACATCTTTGAAGAGGTTCTGAACTATATGTACACAGCAAAGATCTCTGTTAAGAAGAAGGATGTCAATTTAATGATGTCATCTGGACAAATACTTGGAATACGTTTTTTGGACAAACTGTGCTCTCAAAAACGCGACATGTCCTCTGAGGAGAAAAACGACCATAAAAATGCCAAATATCCCTATGACCTTGTAAAAATCGGGCTTCAACCGGATGAGCCCCAGTTAAATCAAGACAGTGATGTCCAGGTCATTGGGGACCAGGACGACACGCCATCGGACGACATCGTTGAGGAACCTCAAGGCAATCACGATCTAGACAAATCGCCCAACAGTGCCCTGCGGGTAGAGGAAGCCACTTCACTTTTAAAAGAGCTAACCCAGGAGGAAGTACATAAGGTTGCGTGTTATGATCAGGATGTGGAAGCAATGGACACTGAGCCCAAAGAGCTCGCCGCTCACACTCAGACCCTTGCGTTTGCTGACAGCATGGGGGACGTTAAGGATGAGCAAGCTCCTGGATGGAGTACGGCTACTGCAGACATGAAGCTTGAGTACCTGCTGTACGGCCACAGGGACCAGTTTGCCTGCCAGGTTTGCGGGAAGACCTTCGTGGACGAGAACCGACTGAGGAAACATGAAAAGCTGCATTCTGCTGAGAGACCGTTCATATGTGAGATATGCACCAAAGCATTCACCACACAGGCCCACTTGAAAGAGCATTTAAAAATCCACACTGGCTTTAAACCCTACAGATGCGAAGACTGTGGCAAGTCTTTCATCCGCGCCCCGGATCTGAAGAAACATGAGAGGGTGCACAGCAATGAGCGACCCTTCAACTGCCACATGTGTGAAAAAGCTTTTAAGCACAAGTCCCACCTGAAGGACCACGAACGGCGACACCGAGGCGAAAAGCctttcaggtgtagctcctgcaccAAGGCTTTTGCCAAAGCATCAGATTTGAAGAGACATGAGAACAACATGCACAGTGAGAGGAAGCAGCTGTCTGCAAACACCTTGCAGAGTGAGACTGAACAGCTACAAGCAGCTGCGATGGCAGCAGAGGCTGAGCAGCAACTGGAATCCATAGCATGCTCGTAA